AACTCTTTTCCAGTGCCGCAAACCGCACTTCACCGCTTAAGAACTCCTGCAGGCTGCCGTCGGGTTGTTTACAGTCAAGGGTAAAGGGATTTTTACCTTCCTCGGCAAGCTGGGGATTGAACCGGAAAATTGGCCAGTAACCGGATTCAACAGCCAGTTTTTCCTCTTCCTGGGTTTTACCCATGCCTTTTTTAATACCCTGGTTGATACACGGTGCATAGGCGATGATCAGGGAAGGTCCGGGATAGTTTTCCGCTTCCAGGATTGCTTTAAGCGTCTGGTTTTTACTGGCACCCATGGAGATGGTTGCAACATAAATATACCCATAACTCATCATCATCCGGGCCATATCTTTCTTCCCAATTTTTTTCCCGGATGCAGCATATTTGGCAATAGCCCCTGTTGGCGTGGCCTTGGAGGACTGGCCGCCCGTGTTGGAGTAGACTTCGGTATCCAGCACCAGGATATTAATGTCATCCCCTGATGCCAATACATGATCCAAACCACCGAAACCAATATCATAGGCCCAACCATCACCACCGAATACCCAGTGGGATTTTTTCACGAATAGATCATTTTCGCCATAGATCTCTTTAAGAATGCCGGAGGATGCATCTTTGAGGAGTTGCTTAAGTTCACTTCCGTATTTTTGGGACGCTTCAAGATTGTCCATTCCGGCGATCCAGCCTTCCATGGCCGCTTTAATCTCATCGGAAACACCCTCTTCGATGGCCTTTTCCATCTTTGCGGCCAGAGTTTTACGTCTGGATTTTGTGGCCAGCAACATACCGTAACCGTATTCGGCAGCATCCTCAAACAGGGAAGATGCCCAGGCAGGACCCTGGCCGTCGGCATTGGTGCAATAAGGCATAGACGGCGCAGATCCACCCCATATGGAAGAGCAGCCCGTGGCATTGGCAACGGTCATTCTCTCGCCAAAAAGCTGGGTGATCAGTTTCACATACGGCGTTTCCCCACAGCCTGAGCATGCACCGGAGAATTCAAGCAACGGTTTCCAAAACTGACTGCCCTTGAGCGTGTCGCGTTTCATAAGATCCGTCTTGAACGGAACAGTCAAAGAAAATTTGTGATTCTCTTTTTCCACGTCCACCTGGGATGCCAGCGGTTTCATTACAAGGGCCGGTGTCTTGGCAGGACAGATATCCGCGCAGTTACCGCACCCCTGGCAGTCAAGGGGATTGACCTGAATTCTGAATTTCAACTCTTCCATGCCCTTGCCTTTGGCGTCAACCGTGCCAAAGGATGCCGGGGCATCTTTGAGTTCATCCGCTGTGGCCACAACAGGGATAATGGCAGCATGGGGACATACAAAGGAGCACTGATTGCACTGGATGCAGTTGTCGGCAATCCACTCGGGCACGTTGATGGCCACCCCGCGTTTTTCATACTGGGATGTACCTGCCTCAAACACACCATCCACGGAAAAGGCGGACACCGGCAGGTCGTCGCCTTCCTGGACATTGATCTTACGCATTACATTATCCACAAAAGGTGTGGCCGGCTCCTCGATTCTGGGCTGATCTTGGGCGTCTTTCCAGGATTCGGGCACATCCACTTTCACCAGGTTATCCAGGGTCTTGTCAACAGCCTCAATATTCATGTTGACGATGGCGTCGCCCTTTTTGCCGAATTTCTTTTTAATATCGGTTTTGAGCAATTCAATGGCAGTGTCAACGGGAAGGATATTTGCCAAATTAAAAAAGCAGGTCTGCATAATCATATTGATGCGGTTGCCAAGACCTATTTCACCGGCAATTTTCACGGCGTCAATGTTGTAGAAATTCAGCTTTTTCTCATATATGGTGCGGCGAACATGGCCCGGAATATGTTTTTCCAGATCCGCAATGGTACCCCATTCGGAGTTCAGCAGAAAGGTGCCGCCCGGCTTAATTCCCATAAGTACATCGTATATTCCCACATAGTTTGACTTGTGACAGGCCACGAAATCCGGAGAATCAATCATATAGGTGCTTTTGATTTTCACATCCCCGAACCGCAGATGAGAAACCGTAAGTCCACCGGATTTT
Above is a window of uncultured Desulfobacter sp. DNA encoding:
- the nifJ gene encoding pyruvate:ferredoxin (flavodoxin) oxidoreductase, coding for MKKRMQTIDGNTAATHVAYAMSEVAAIYPITPSSPLGEIADSWASKGRKNIFGQILDIKQMQSEAGAAGAVHGSLAAGALTSTFTASQGLLLKIPNMYKIAGELLPCVFHVTARAISAHALSIFGDHQDVMAARQTGFAMLSSNSVQEAQDLALVAHLATMDARVPFLHFFDGFRTSHEIQKIEMIEYEEMASLFNYDAYWAFKARAMNPEHPDTRGSAQNPDIYFQGREATNSFYLKVPAIVKHYMKKVGDLTGRRYQPFDYVGDPEADRVVVAMGSSCEAIEETIEKLNGMGERLGLIKVRLYRPFDIEEFLRTVPASVETLTVIDRTKEPGALGEPLYQDVCTAFMEHGEGPRIIGGRYGLSSKEFNPSMVKAIYDNMKALSPKNHFTVGIIDDVTHTSLDVEKGFDAAPEGTVSAKFWGLGSDGTVGANQSAITIIGDNTDKYAQGYFAYDSKKSGGLTVSHLRFGDVKIKSTYMIDSPDFVACHKSNYVGIYDVLMGIKPGGTFLLNSEWGTIADLEKHIPGHVRRTIYEKKLNFYNIDAVKIAGEIGLGNRINMIMQTCFFNLANILPVDTAIELLKTDIKKKFGKKGDAIVNMNIEAVDKTLDNLVKVDVPESWKDAQDQPRIEEPATPFVDNVMRKINVQEGDDLPVSAFSVDGVFEAGTSQYEKRGVAINVPEWIADNCIQCNQCSFVCPHAAIIPVVATADELKDAPASFGTVDAKGKGMEELKFRIQVNPLDCQGCGNCADICPAKTPALVMKPLASQVDVEKENHKFSLTVPFKTDLMKRDTLKGSQFWKPLLEFSGACSGCGETPYVKLITQLFGERMTVANATGCSSIWGGSAPSMPYCTNADGQGPAWASSLFEDAAEYGYGMLLATKSRRKTLAAKMEKAIEEGVSDEIKAAMEGWIAGMDNLEASQKYGSELKQLLKDASSGILKEIYGENDLFVKKSHWVFGGDGWAYDIGFGGLDHVLASGDDINILVLDTEVYSNTGGQSSKATPTGAIAKYAASGKKIGKKDMARMMMSYGYIYVATISMGASKNQTLKAILEAENYPGPSLIIAYAPCINQGIKKGMGKTQEEEKLAVESGYWPIFRFNPQLAEEGKNPFTLDCKQPDGSLQEFLSGEVRFAALEKSFPEESKRLRAALGQEVEEKYAMLKMMADAGKKE